From the Spiribacter sp. 2438 genome, one window contains:
- the abiEi gene encoding type IV toxin-antitoxin system AbiEi family antitoxin, whose amino-acid sequence MRQVDALKLLAEQASEGRGVFSRRDLERLLRHDKPPAREQTLKRLVNDGWLTPAARGVYVYPPGLRQDGYDLERIARTLRRGEYGYVSLESALSEWGAISQIPVGHLTLMTTGRKGTFPTPWGTIEFTHTARPLDNIFRATVVPPDRPLRLATPEAAWRDLKRVGRNVHMVDREALQEICEERQAG is encoded by the coding sequence ATGCGACAGGTTGATGCGCTGAAACTGCTGGCCGAACAGGCATCCGAGGGACGCGGCGTCTTCAGCCGCCGTGACCTCGAGCGCCTGTTGCGTCATGACAAGCCGCCAGCCCGCGAGCAAACGCTGAAACGACTGGTCAACGACGGCTGGCTCACCCCGGCGGCGCGGGGGGTTTACGTCTATCCGCCGGGGCTTCGCCAGGACGGGTACGACCTTGAGCGAATCGCCCGCACCCTAAGGCGGGGCGAGTACGGTTACGTGAGCCTTGAATCGGCGCTCTCAGAGTGGGGCGCGATTTCCCAGATCCCGGTGGGGCATCTCACGCTGATGACCACCGGGCGAAAGGGCACCTTCCCCACCCCCTGGGGCACCATTGAGTTCACCCACACCGCCCGGCCGCTTGATAACATTTTCCGCGCCACCGTGGTCCCGCCGGACCGGCCGCTTCGCCTGGCCACCCCCGAAGCCGCCTGGCGGGATCTGAAGCGCGTCGGCCGCAACGTCCACATGGTGGATCGTGAGGCCCTTCAGGAAATCTGCGAGGAGCGCCAGGCCGGATGA